From a single Bacillus pseudomycoides DSM 12442 genomic region:
- the pdaA gene encoding delta-lactam-biosynthetic de-N-acetylase, producing MKHRWLYIGLIFSIIMTLVPVSAFAYTNAPNHWGIPRAKNEIPPDAGEKFTDLLRGNGGFYLGDPKKKDIYLTFDNGYENGYTGKILDVLKEKKVPATFFVTGHYIKTQKELLLRMKNEGHIIGNHSRSHPDFTTVNDEKLREELQSVTDEIKKVTGQKEVKYVRPPRGIFSERTLALAKEMGYYNVFWSLAFLDWKVDQQRGWQYAHNNVMNMIHPGSIILLHAISKDNAEALAKIIDDLREKGYHFKSLDDLVKSNQP from the coding sequence ATGAAGCATAGATGGTTATATATAGGTCTCATTTTTTCAATTATAATGACACTTGTTCCAGTTTCTGCTTTCGCGTATACGAACGCACCAAATCACTGGGGGATTCCGCGAGCAAAAAATGAGATCCCGCCAGATGCAGGGGAAAAATTTACTGACCTACTCCGGGGTAATGGTGGTTTTTATTTAGGAGACCCGAAGAAAAAAGATATATATTTAACATTTGATAATGGATATGAAAATGGATATACTGGAAAAATTTTGGATGTACTAAAAGAAAAGAAAGTGCCAGCAACATTTTTTGTAACGGGTCATTATATAAAGACGCAAAAAGAGTTATTATTAAGAATGAAAAATGAAGGTCACATTATTGGAAACCACTCTCGAAGCCATCCTGATTTTACAACTGTAAATGATGAGAAACTTCGTGAAGAATTACAAAGTGTAACGGATGAAATTAAAAAAGTAACCGGACAAAAAGAAGTGAAATATGTACGTCCTCCGCGTGGGATTTTTAGTGAGCGTACGCTAGCTCTTGCGAAAGAAATGGGATATTATAACGTATTTTGGTCGCTTGCATTTTTAGATTGGAAAGTAGATCAGCAAAGAGGATGGCAATATGCTCATAATAATGTAATGAATATGATTCATCCAGGATCCATTATATTACTTCATGCTATATCAAAAGATAATGCAGAAGCGCTTGCGAAAATCATTGATGATTTGCGCGAGAAAGGGTATCATTTTAAAAGCCTGGATGATTTAGTAAAAAGCAATCAGCCGTAA
- the fumA gene encoding class I fumarate hydratase: MEKLQESMYQLIVETSTNLPKDVRRAIQRAKERENAGTRSAMALGTITNNIKMADENISPICQDTGMPTFKIYTPVGVNQLQMKEAIYSALERATQDGKLRPNSVDSLFGDNSGNNLGPGTPVIKFEQWEKDYIDARLILKGGGCENKNIQYSLPCELEGLGRAGRDLEGIRKCLLHAVYQAQGQGCSAGVIGVGIGGDRTSGYELAKNQLFRTLDDVNPIPELQKLEEYVLENANKLGIGTMGFGGETTLLGCKIGVYNRLPASFYVSVAYNCWAYRRLGVTIHPETGEIIDWLYQEGENTLQQEVEHAKSEQREIVLQAPITEEQIRELRVGDVVTINGMMYTGRDAIHKHLMDNDCPVDLNGQIIYHCGPVVVKDENDNWKIKAAGPTTSIREEPYQGDIMKKFGIRAVIGKGGMGEKTLAALAEHGGVYLNAIGGAAQYYAECIKEVKDVDFLQFGIPEAMWHLRIDGFKAVVTMDSHGNSLHADVDKTSFEKLASFKEPVFK; encoded by the coding sequence ATGGAAAAGCTTCAAGAAAGTATGTATCAACTGATTGTTGAAACATCAACGAATTTACCGAAAGATGTTCGTCGTGCAATTCAACGAGCAAAAGAACGAGAAAATGCAGGGACTCGTTCTGCAATGGCGCTTGGCACCATTACAAATAATATTAAAATGGCAGATGAAAACATCTCTCCAATTTGCCAAGATACAGGGATGCCAACCTTCAAAATTTATACACCAGTTGGCGTAAATCAATTACAAATGAAAGAAGCAATTTACAGTGCGCTTGAGCGGGCGACACAGGACGGGAAACTTCGTCCGAATTCTGTTGATTCTCTTTTCGGAGATAATAGCGGTAATAACTTAGGACCAGGTACACCTGTGATTAAGTTTGAGCAGTGGGAGAAAGATTATATTGATGCTCGTTTAATTTTAAAAGGAGGCGGCTGTGAAAATAAAAATATTCAGTATAGCTTACCTTGTGAATTAGAAGGACTTGGACGAGCAGGTCGTGATTTAGAAGGGATTCGCAAATGCCTTCTTCATGCGGTATATCAAGCACAAGGACAAGGGTGTAGTGCAGGAGTAATCGGTGTTGGTATCGGGGGAGACCGTACGTCAGGTTATGAGTTGGCAAAAAACCAACTATTTCGCACATTAGATGATGTGAATCCAATTCCTGAATTACAGAAGCTTGAAGAATACGTATTAGAGAATGCGAACAAGCTTGGCATTGGTACGATGGGATTTGGTGGAGAAACAACCTTACTTGGTTGTAAAATTGGAGTATACAATCGTCTGCCAGCTAGTTTCTATGTGTCTGTTGCATATAATTGTTGGGCGTATCGTCGCCTTGGTGTAACAATTCATCCTGAAACAGGTGAGATTATCGATTGGTTATATCAAGAAGGTGAAAATACACTTCAACAAGAAGTGGAGCACGCAAAAAGTGAGCAGCGTGAAATTGTACTGCAGGCACCAATTACAGAGGAGCAAATTCGTGAACTTCGCGTTGGAGATGTCGTTACCATTAACGGGATGATGTACACAGGTCGTGATGCAATTCATAAGCATTTAATGGATAACGATTGCCCGGTAGATTTAAATGGACAAATCATTTATCACTGTGGTCCAGTTGTAGTGAAAGATGAAAATGACAATTGGAAAATTAAAGCGGCAGGTCCAACGACAAGTATTCGTGAAGAGCCATATCAAGGCGACATTATGAAGAAGTTTGGTATTCGTGCTGTCATCGGTAAAGGCGGCATGGGAGAAAAAACATTAGCGGCACTAGCAGAACATGGTGGTGTATATTTAAATGCAATCGGTGGTGCTGCGCAGTATTATGCAGAATGTATTAAAGAAGTGAAAGATGTCGACTTCTTACAATTTGGTATTCCAGAAGCAATGTGGCACCTACGTATTGATGGCTTTAAAGCTGTTGTAACAATGGACTCTCATGGTAATAGCCTACACGCAGATGTAGATAAAACATCATTTGAAAAATTAGCAAGCTTTAAAGAACCGGTATTTAAGTAA
- a CDS encoding SE1561 family protein encodes MGKAIQDKDSQLVYLKERLNMFIEVIDTIEPEEVELEDVDRLLAMLDELELKCEQFKKDE; translated from the coding sequence GTGGGAAAAGCAATTCAAGATAAAGATTCACAATTAGTATATTTAAAAGAACGTTTAAATATGTTCATCGAAGTAATTGATACAATTGAACCAGAAGAGGTAGAATTAGAAGATGTAGATCGTCTTCTTGCGATGTTAGATGAATTAGAACTGAAATGTGAGCAATTTAAAAAAGACGAATAA
- the yfkAB gene encoding radical SAM/CxCxxxxC motif protein YfkAB, which translates to MSISQTMKPITPSYDPWEAYMDLEEYGKLLLTNVEFTTTTLCNMRCEHCAVGYTLQPKDPNPLPMELLLKRLDEIPHLRSLSITGGEPMLSKKSVDNYVTPLLKYAHERGVRTQINSNLTIDLARYEQIIPYLDVLHISHNWGTIDDFVEGGFAMMERKPTYEQRAKLFERMITNSKALSDAGVLVSAETMLNKRTLPHIEHIHRQIVEEMGCKRHEVHPMYPSDFASNLEILTKDEIRSAIEHLLDIRDENIWMLFGTLPFYACSNDERDLATLRKLHLSKNVTVRNDPDGRSRLNVNIFDGNIIVTDFGDIPLLGNIQTNTLQEAYDRWCSSKTAKSLSCHCPAVKCLGPNILVKNSYYPTEDFLTKETNITL; encoded by the coding sequence ATGAGTATATCACAAACAATGAAGCCGATTACTCCTTCTTACGATCCATGGGAAGCGTATATGGACCTTGAAGAGTACGGCAAACTACTATTAACAAACGTTGAATTTACAACGACAACGTTATGCAATATGCGCTGTGAGCATTGTGCTGTTGGTTATACATTACAGCCAAAAGATCCAAATCCGCTTCCAATGGAACTTTTATTAAAACGATTAGATGAGATTCCTCATTTACGTTCTTTAAGTATTACGGGCGGAGAACCAATGCTCTCAAAAAAATCCGTCGACAACTATGTAACACCACTCTTAAAATATGCCCATGAACGAGGCGTTCGCACTCAAATCAACTCAAACTTAACTATAGATTTAGCCCGTTATGAACAAATTATTCCTTATTTAGATGTGTTGCATATTTCACATAACTGGGGAACAATTGATGATTTCGTTGAAGGTGGATTTGCAATGATGGAGCGCAAACCTACTTATGAACAACGTGCTAAACTATTTGAACGAATGATTACAAATAGTAAAGCTTTATCAGATGCAGGTGTTCTCGTGTCAGCAGAAACAATGTTAAATAAACGTACCCTACCACATATTGAACACATTCATCGTCAAATCGTCGAAGAAATGGGCTGTAAGCGCCATGAAGTACACCCTATGTACCCAAGTGATTTTGCTAGCAACCTTGAAATTTTAACAAAAGATGAAATTCGAAGTGCAATCGAGCATTTATTAGATATTCGTGATGAAAATATATGGATGTTATTTGGCACACTACCTTTCTACGCATGTAGTAATGATGAACGTGACTTAGCTACATTAAGAAAATTACATTTAAGCAAAAACGTGACGGTTCGTAACGATCCAGATGGGCGTTCTCGCTTAAATGTAAATATTTTTGATGGCAACATTATCGTAACAGACTTTGGTGATATTCCACTGCTTGGTAACATTCAAACAAACACATTACAAGAAGCCTACGACAGATGGTGTAGTTCGAAAACAGCGAAATCATTAAGTTGTCACTGCCCTGCTGTAAAATGCCTTGGGCCAAATATTCTTGTGAAAAACAGCTATTATCCAACCGAGGATTTCTTAACAAAAGAAACAAATATTACACTGTAG
- a CDS encoding YfkD famly protein produces the protein MKRVYSICLSTMVSFILLFPYSSSAKTTINVKMPSSVLNISKDNTYPNEAQDLPRLQPSELAKELLKTSTIRIENPDLIRLFNETSISNAPLAVGYRAKIYLGQWPLNYESTDTAINWEYKQVNRNVYDNRGVERLYPLRYKQESQKTVEGGLTAYIKDTDDVKKMILLKAMEKVQLPLSFKTTIGYGTGNERVYNISPKQLGYLYAYTPAVNEKGKVTFGEVYLVLKGNQKRLVIKNITSQGIGASIPIQDYVSFKFISSPYPQ, from the coding sequence GTGAAACGAGTGTACAGCATATGTCTTTCAACTATGGTCTCGTTTATTTTATTATTTCCTTATAGTAGCTCTGCAAAGACAACAATAAACGTAAAGATGCCTTCATCTGTTTTGAATATTTCAAAGGACAATACGTATCCAAATGAAGCGCAAGATTTACCGCGTTTGCAGCCAAGTGAACTAGCGAAAGAATTACTGAAAACATCGACCATTCGAATCGAAAACCCAGATTTAATTCGGTTGTTTAATGAAACTTCGATTTCAAATGCACCTCTTGCAGTTGGATATAGGGCGAAAATTTATTTAGGTCAATGGCCGTTAAATTATGAATCAACAGATACAGCGATAAATTGGGAATATAAGCAAGTAAATCGTAATGTATATGATAACCGTGGTGTGGAGCGGTTATATCCGCTTCGGTACAAACAAGAATCGCAAAAAACGGTAGAAGGTGGTTTAACAGCCTATATTAAAGATACAGATGATGTGAAAAAGATGATTCTTTTAAAGGCGATGGAGAAGGTGCAGCTTCCTCTTTCTTTTAAAACAACAATTGGTTATGGTACTGGAAATGAGCGTGTATATAATATCAGTCCAAAACAACTTGGGTATTTATATGCATATACACCAGCGGTAAATGAAAAAGGAAAAGTTACATTTGGAGAAGTATATCTTGTTTTAAAAGGAAATCAGAAGAGGCTTGTCATTAAAAATATTACTTCACAAGGAATTGGGGCATCTATTCCTATACAAGATTATGTATCCTTTAAATTTATTTCTTCGCCTTATCCACAATAG
- the cax gene encoding calcium/proton exchanger produces MFNKIFLILALAGVPLSILGNTLHWPQTIMFAVYCITIIALAAFMGRATESLAIVSGPRIGGLLNATFGNAVELIISVFALQAGLTEVVLASLTGSVLGNLLLVGGLSFFVGGLKYKRQSFNVYDARHNSALLIFAVVVAFVIPEVFSMKMSIDKTYQLSIGVSIIMIVMYLAALFFKLVTHRGVYQHKSDEVEHEEEPEWSKGKALLILAIATAAVAYVSEALVHTFETVAKSFGWSELFIGVIIVAIVGNAAEHASAIIMAYKNKVNIAVEIAVGSTLQVAMFVAPVLIILSMFFTVKMPLVFTMPELVSMITAVFLTIAISNDGDTNWFEGGTLLAAYFIMGIGFYLL; encoded by the coding sequence AATTTTCTTAATACTTGCACTTGCTGGTGTACCGCTTTCTATTCTTGGAAATACGTTGCATTGGCCACAAACAATTATGTTTGCTGTGTATTGCATTACAATTATTGCTCTCGCTGCTTTTATGGGAAGAGCGACAGAAAGTTTAGCTATTGTCTCTGGACCAAGAATTGGTGGGCTATTAAATGCAACCTTCGGGAATGCGGTTGAACTTATCATTTCAGTTTTTGCATTACAAGCAGGGCTAACTGAAGTCGTACTTGCTTCACTAACTGGTTCCGTTCTTGGCAATTTATTGTTAGTTGGAGGTCTTTCTTTTTTTGTAGGAGGGCTCAAGTATAAAAGACAAAGTTTTAATGTTTATGATGCAAGGCATAATTCGGCCTTACTAATATTTGCAGTTGTTGTAGCATTTGTTATTCCAGAAGTTTTTTCAATGAAGATGAGTATAGACAAAACATATCAATTAAGTATTGGGGTTTCAATCATCATGATTGTCATGTATTTAGCCGCACTATTCTTTAAACTGGTTACGCATCGTGGTGTGTATCAGCATAAAAGCGATGAAGTAGAACATGAGGAAGAGCCTGAATGGTCAAAAGGGAAAGCATTACTTATTTTAGCGATTGCAACAGCGGCTGTTGCTTATGTATCCGAGGCGCTTGTTCATACATTTGAAACGGTAGCAAAATCATTTGGATGGTCGGAATTATTTATCGGGGTTATCATTGTTGCGATTGTTGGTAACGCCGCGGAGCATGCCTCTGCAATTATTATGGCTTATAAAAATAAAGTGAATATTGCAGTTGAAATTGCAGTCGGTTCAACCTTGCAGGTTGCCATGTTCGTTGCCCCTGTTCTCATCATACTTTCGATGTTTTTTACGGTAAAAATGCCCCTTGTATTTACAATGCCGGAACTTGTGTCCATGATTACAGCGGTCTTTTTAACAATTGCAATTTCAAATGATGGAGATACGAACTGGTTTGAAGGAGGAACATTATTAGCCGCTTATTTCATTATGGGAATTGGCTTTTACTTGTTATAA